A window of Acidobacteriota bacterium genomic DNA:
TTGTTCAAAGTTTCCGCCCGGCTTGACAGCATCGGGCGCGTTGGGCAGAATCCGCCCTCGTTTTTAAGACACGTTCTTTCAGTTTGGCAAACGAGTAGAGGCGCGGTTTTCATCAGTACCTCATCCGAGAACGCGAAGGTTCCAGGACGATGAGCGAAAGGGAGAAATCGCCGAAGCCGAGGCGACGCTTCGATTGGTCGCATCCGGTTGGCTGTCAGGGCTAAATCCCTGAGGCTGTCATCGCAATTGCGGTGAAGTGCTCTCGGTAACCGTCGTCATTTTTCCATCGCGCTGAATTTCGCGTCGCGCTTCAAAGATCACGGGTTAGCAGGCACTCCTCACTGCTAACCCGTTTTACTTTTTCAAGCAAGGAGTTTTTGGAGCATACAGCAATGATCGTCATGAAATTCGGCGGCACATCCGTAGAAAGCGATGTCGCAATTCGCCGCCTCATCTCCATCGTCAAAACCCAAATTCATCGTCAACCCATTGTCGCCGTTTCGGCGATGGGCAAAACCACCAACGGATTGTTGGAAGCTTCGCACCTGGCTGCTGCGGGCGATCTGGCCGCCGCGCGCGCGAAACTGGAAACCATTGCCGAACATCATTTCAAAACCGCTGAGCAACTAGCCTTGCCCGCAGAAAAAAGCTTATTGCGTTTGGCATTGGCCAACCGCTTTGACGGCATTCGCACGACGCTGGAAGAAATCCATCGGGCGGGCGAAGTGACGCCGCAGTTTTCCGACGCAATTTCCGCCAATGGGGAATTGCTGTCTTCAACCATTGTCGCCGCTGCGTTTCGCGCCGAAGGAATCAAAGGCGTTTGGGTGGATGTTCGCCCGTTGATGCGTACCAACGACGATTTCACGCGCGCGGCAGTGCAATTCGAGAAGGCCAATCCGAAATTGAAAGAAGGCTTCACCGCGGCTTTGGTCAATGGCGGATTGCCCATCACGCAAGGCTTCATCGGTTCGACGGCAGAAGCCGCCACGACCACCATCGGACGCGGCGGGTCGGATTATTCGGCGGCGATTATTGGCGCGGCGCTTGACGCCGAAGAGATTCAAATCTGGACGGATGTGGACGGTATTTTGACCACCGACCCGCGCATCGTCGCCGAAGCCGCCAAGGTCAGAACCATCTCGTTTGCCGAAGCGTCAGAATTGGCGTATTTCGGCGCGAAGGTTTTGCATCCCAGCACGCTGCTGCCCGCAATGGCCAAAGAAATTCCGGTGCGCGTGTGCAATTCCCGAAATCCATCAAATGAAGGCACGGCCATTGTGCGCAATGCGCCGCCGTCGAAAGCGCCGGTCAAAGCCATCGCTTTCAAACGCGGCATTACGGTGGTCAACGTCGCGTCAGATAGAATGTTGATGGCCTATGGATTTCTGGCGCGATTGTTTGACGTGTTCGCGACGCATCAAACTTCCGTGGACATGGTTGCAACTTCGGAAGTCAGCGTTTCGGTGACCTTGGACGACACGCGGAATTTGGACCGGCTCGTCGCCGACTTGAAACAATTTGGCGAAGTGACCGTCGAACGCAATCAAGCGCTGATTTGTCTGGTTGGAGAAACTTTGAAATTCACACCGGGAATCGCTTCGCGGATTTTTTCGAGCATAGCAGACATCAATGTTTCGATGATTTCGCACGGCGCTTCGGCCATCAACGTCAGTTTCATCGTTGCCGACAACGACGTCGAACGCGCCGTCAAAGCGCTGCATGCGGAATTTTTCAGCGAGCTGGATGCGGCGACATTTGAAGTCGTGGCTGCGGCTCGCGCAGCGGCTTAAGGGGACGCGATGAATATTGCAATTGTCGGTTACGGCAAGATGGGAAAAATCATCGAACGCATCGCGCAGGAGCGCGGACATTCCATCGTTGCGCGTTTTGATGTGGACAACAACGTCAATGGCGAAGGCTTAACGACGGGAAGCTTGACGGGCGCAGATGTGGCGATTGAATTTTCCACGCCTGAAGCGACGTTGGACAATATCCGCCGTCTGGTCAGTTTGCGCGTGCCAACGGTCGTCGGAACGACAGGTTGGTACGATCAACTTGACGCAGTACGGCAACTTGTAAACTCCAACAACGCCGCGCTGGTGTGGGGAGCGAACTTTTCCATCGGCGTAAATTTGTTTTTCAAACTTGTGCAGGATGCGTCCGCGTTGTTTGCGCAGTACAATCAATATGATCCGTTTTTGATCGAATTCCATCACAAATTCAAAAAAGATGCTCCGTCGGGAACAGCACTGATCACAACGCGGGCGATGTGTGAAGCTTATGGCGATCGAACACCTGAGGCTGTCAGCGTTCGCGCCGGACACATTCCCGGCACGCATGAAGTCGGTTTCGATTCCGAAGCTGACACGATCACACTGACGCATACCGCGCGCAATCGCGAAGGTTTTGGGGCCGGAGCGGTGCTGGCAGCGGAACGAATTGTCGGCAAACTGGGCATGTATGAATTTCCGGAACTGCTTTTTGCAGCCGAATAAGGAGAACAATGACAAATTTGAATCAACTGAAAGGTTGCGGCACCGCGATGATCACTCCATTTCGCCGCGATGAATCCATTGACGAGGCCGCATTTCGGCGCTTCATCGAATTTCAAATCAATGGCGGCGTGGATTTTCTGGTGGCCTGCGGGACGACGGGCGAAAGCGTCACGATGACCGATGATGAACAAGCTCGCATTGTTGAATTGACGATTGAATTCGCGGCTGGCCGGGTTCCTGTCGTTGCCGGAGCGGGCGGATACAACACGCGCGAAGTCATCGAAAAAGTTCAGCGGTACGAAAAACTCGGCGTGGATGCGATTCTGTCGGTGACGCCGTATTACAACAAACCGATGCAGGAAGGGCTGTATCAGCATTACCGTGCGATTGCGTCGGCGACTTCGCTGCCCGTCATTTTGTACAGCGTCCAGGGACGAACCGGCGTCAATTTGGAACCGGCGACGGTGGCTCGCTTGGCGGAAATCAATAACATCGTGGCGATTAAGGAAGCTTCCGGCAACATTTCGCAGATTGCCGAAATCGCCTCGCTGGTCAGCGATGAATTCAGGATTTTTGCGGGCGATGACAGCGTTGTGTTGCCGGTGGCGGCGCTCGGCGGTGTAGGCGTAATTTCTGTCGCGTCCAACTTGCTGCCGCGACTGGTGAGCGATTTATGCCACGCCAGCGTAGAAGGTCGTTTGGACGAAGCTCGCAAACTGAATTGCCAACTCACACCAATCTTCAAGGCAATGTTCATCGAAAGTAATCCGATTCCGGTCAAGGCTGCGCTGGCAATGACGGGAATGATTGAGGAAGTGTACCGCTTGCCGCTGACTCCCCTTGGCCCAGCCAATCGTGCGAAATTGGAACAAGTGCTTTCGGAAGCGGGCGTGCTGGGAAAAGCCGCGAAGGTTTGATGATCTGGCGCGGGATTTTCAATACGCACGCAATCCTTCAATAACAATTTATGTGAAGTGAGACTTTGAGCAGGTTGGAAAACCTGCTCAACTTGTTTTGCAGATAAAAATAGCGGCCTCGGTTACCCGAAGCCGCCAATTCAGTCAAGGAGTGAAAGTGAGATGGAGGCGCAAAAATTATGATTGCAATTCTTTTCCCGGTTTGAAGCGAATCGTTTTTCCTTCCGGGATTGCCACTTGAGTGCCCGTGCGTGGGTTGCGACCAATGCCGCGTTTACGAGGTTTGACGACAAAAACGCCGAAGCCTCGAAGTTCAATGCGCTCGCCGCGTCGCATGGCGTCTTTCATTGCTTCAAAGAGAGCTTCAACGGCGGTCTCGGCTTTCATTTTTGAAACACCGGTTTTCTCAGAGACGTTGTTGATGATGTCCAGTTTGATCACTGTGACTCTCCTTGCAGAACCTGAAAACGATTCGTTGATTGGCAAATTGATAATACGTTCGTAAAAACCGAAAGCATTATAAAAATGGCTCGGATGAGTGTCAAGCTTCTGATTTTCCGAGGCCAATGCCTGATAAACCAATGAGAATCGTAAGCTTGACGCTCATCTGCGCGGTCAACTAAAATTTTCAATCGCTCGCTTAATGCTAACTGGAATGATGTCACTAACCTAGAGGTAAAAAGTAAAAGCCATGAACGCCTTCGATAAAGTACTTACTAAAATTTTCGGTTCCGCCAATGAACGGTTGTTGAAAAAACTTTGGCCGGTCGTTGAGGAAATCAACGCTCTGGAATCGGAAATCAAGCAGTTGTCGGATGAACAACTGCGCGCAAAAACGGAAGAGCTTAGAACAAAACTGGCCGAACGGCTGGAAGGTTCGAGTGAACTGGAGGCCGCGGCGCGCAAACAACTTGAACAGGAAGCCCTGAACGAAATTTTGCCGGAGGCGTTTGCCTGTGTGCGGGAAGCCTCCCGACGCACCACTGGAATGCGCCACTTCGATGTGCAGTTGATCGGCGGAATGGTATTGCATAGTGGTCGTATTGCTGAAATGCGAACCGGCGAAGGAAAGACGCTGGTGGCGACTTTGCCTGTGTACCTGAATGCCTTATTGGGCAAAGGCGTTCACGTCATTACTGTCAACGATTATCTGGCCAAACGTGACTCCGAATGGATGGGCAAGATTTACAAGTTTCTGGGCATGACGGTTGGTGTCATTCAAAACGACATGGATGATTTTGAACGCCAGGAAGCTTACAAGTGTGACATCACCTACGGGACGAACAACGAATTCGGCTTCGATTATTTGCGCGACAACATGAAATTCGAGATTTCGACTTGTGTGCAGCGCGGACATTATTACGCCATCGTGGACGAAGTTGATTCCATCTTGATTGACGAAGCGCGAACACCGTTGATTATTTCCGGCGCTTCGGACGATTCCACCAGCAAATACTACGAAGCCAATGAAGTCATTCCGAAGTTGGCTCCTGAAGAGGATTATCAGGTGGACGAAAAACAACATCGCGCCACACTGACCGAATCTGGTATTGAAAAAGCCGAGCGTATTCTTGGGTATGGCAACCTGTTCGATCCATCGAACATGGAAATTCTGCATTGTTTGAACCAGGCGCTGGTGGCGCACACGCTTTACACGCTCGACAAACAATACATTGTTCGCGACGGCGAAGTCGTCATCGTGGACGAATTCACCGGACGCATTATGACGGGGCGCCGCTGGTCGGACGGCCTGCACCAGGCGGTTGAAGCCAAAGAAGGTGTGAAGATAGAACGGGAAACCCAGACGCTGGCGACGATCACGCTGCAAAATTATTTCCGCATGTATCAGAAACTGGGCGGAATGACCGGCACGGCGGAAACGGAAGCTGCGGAATTTGCCAAAATCTATGATCTGGAAGTCGCTTCGATCCCGACGCATCGCCCGATGGTGCGTATGGATAATCCAGATGTGATTTATCGAACGCTGGATGAAAAGTGGGAAGCAGTGGTTGAAGAAATCAAACAGCTTCACGAAAAAGGCCAGCCGGTGCTGGTCGGCACAGTATCGGTGGAAAACTCGGAACTGATTTCGACGCAGTTGAAACGCGCTGGGATTAAACACAACGTCCTCAACGCGAAGCCGGAAAATGCCGGGCGCGAAGCCGAAATCGTCGCTCAGGCCGGACGAAAAGGTGCGGTAACCATTGCCACCAACATGGCCGGTCGTGGAACCGACATTTTGCTCGGCGGCAACATCGAGTTTCTGGCAAAGGAGCTTCTGAAAAAACAGGAGATCAATCCAGATGACGCTACAGGGGAGCAACTGGAGGAGGCCGTTCGCAAGGTGAAGCCTGCCATCGAAGCCGAGCACGAAGAAGTCAAAGAGCTTGGCGGGTTGCACATTCTGGGAACCGAGCGCCACGAATCGCGCCGGATTGATAACCAATTACGAGGCCGTTCGGGACGTCAGGGCGACCCTGGTTCGTCGCGCTTTTATCTGTCATTGGAAGACGACCTGATGCGAATTTTCGCGGGCGATCGCGTTAAAGCGATTATGCAACGTCTGGGCATGGAACATGGTGTCGCCATCGAATCCAAGATGGTCAGCAAGCGCATTGAATCTGCACAGAAAAACGTCGAAGACCACAACTTCACCATCCGCAAACATCTGCTGGAATACGATGACGTGATGAATAAACAGCGCTCGACGATTTATTCCTTGCGTCGCCAGTTGCTGGAACAAACCGATCAACGGGAAGAGATTCAGACGATGGCAGAAGCCATTCTGGATATGTTGATGGATGATTACCTGAGTTTGCAGATGATGCCCGATGAATGGGATTTCGATGCGTTCAAAGTGCAGGTGGAATTCCAATTCGGCTTGGATATCAACGAAGCCGGCATTCACCTGGAAAACCTGGAACGCGATGAAATCAGACAGAAGGTTTGGCAGAAGCTTCAGGAAATGTACTCCGAAAAGGAATCCCTGGTCGGTGCTGAGGCAATGCGATATTACGAGCGAATCATTCGGCTAAATATCGTTGACGTGCAATGGAAAGATCACCTGCTGGCGATTGACCATCTGAAGGAATGGATCAATCAGGTTGGATACGCCCAGAAAGATCCGCTGGTTGAGTATAAGAAACAATCGTTCGAGATGTTTGAAGAAATGCTGGATCGTATTGACCTGGATACGGTTCGCGCGCTGTACCACTTGCAGGTGGCGGTCGAACAACCACCGGAAGAACGCCTGCAACGCCGTCCGAGACGCGGTCACGTGACATTCACGAAAGCCAACGCCTCTGCCGCAATGGCTGGCGATGAGGAAGGAAAGCCGCGCACTGTCGTCAATACCATGCCCAAAGTTGGACGCAATGATCCCTGTTATTGCGGCTCAGGCAAGAAGTTCAAAAAGTGTCATGGCATTGACGCTTAATTCGCCTGTGCATGATGAAGAAAAAAAGAGAGACGCTACAAAAGCGTCTCTCTTTTTTTCAGCTTATTACAAGGCGTGAATAGGGCCTCAGCTCATTACCGCTCCGGCACAATGGCGCGAAAGCGACCTTGGTCATCATAAAGCCGCTGATAAATCCGCGAATTGCGATACACGCCCTGCACGTACAAACGAGTTTCACTGAGCGGAATCGCTTCCACCCATTCCTCGATTTCCTGGTTTGGTAATTCTCTGACCCAACGACGAACGCGCGTTTCGCCTCCGTTGTAGGCGGCGGCGACGTACTCAAATCGCCCAAATTGATTTTGCAACTGCCGCACATAAGCCACACCAAGTTGAATGTTCAAATTCGGATTGAACAAATCGTTGGATGTCACGCTGCCGAAATTATTTACGCGGGCGACGGCTCTGGCGGTTGAAGGCAGCAATTGCATCAAACCTAATGCGTTGGCGCGGCTTTTGGCCATGGGGTTGAATACGGTTTCCTGCCGAATCAATCCTGCAATTTGATAAGGGTCAAGGTCATTTCGCCTGGCTTCTTCTTTGATTTTTCCCCACCATTGCAACGGGTAAAACACGTCCCAGACCTCGCGGGACATTTCTTCCGGCAGCGCCTGTCCATAATCCGGGAAGGATCGTTTCAGCGTGTTGATTGCCGCGACGTTTTCTCCCTGAGCGCGGAAAATTTGTGCAATGCGCAAATTGACCAGCGGCGAATTTGGAGCGCTTTCGCGAGCGGATTCCAATTCGGTCATCGCTTGTTGATTTAACGCAATTTGCATCAATTGTTCGGCTTTGCGCACACGTTCAAATCCGGCAGGCTTGATGGATTCTTGCGGAAGATTGATTGCCTGAAGTCCCTCAACAGCTCGGCGCAATACCAGATCGGAATCCACAACACTGGGGCGGACGCCTTCGCGTTTCAATCGTTCGATTCGACGTTCTGCATTCAATCCAAACCAACCCGCGCCATACCGTTTAAGCATTCCCTGGTAAAGCGTCAGGGCACGCGATTTTTCGCCAGCGCGTTCCGAATCCACCGCCGCCCAGAAAGCGGCTTTGCCACGATTGTCAGTGACGCTCCCGTAATTGGCCAAATGTTCGGTCAACAGACGAGCCGAGTTGGCATACTCCTTGGACTCGTGCGCGCGCCAAGCCATCCAGAAATGCGCGTCGTCGGCTTTTTCGTACTGCGGAAACTGCCGGACAAGCTGAGTGTAAAACGGAGCCGCCTGATCATCGCGTTCACGCCGTTCATAAAAACGGCCAATCGCATACAACAATTCGGCGACGCGTTCACTGGAGGGCGACGCTTTGCGAAGTGCAACCAAGGTTTGAATGGCTGCCGCGTCAGATTTCATTGCAAGTTGTGCCAGCCCCAAATAACACAGCGCGTCGGCAGCCATCTTCGGAGTGCGCGCGCGAACTTTAGTCAGTGTGTCTGCTGCTTGTTTGAACGAGTCGGCTTTGTAGTAACTGATGCCCGCCAAGAGCAAGATGTCATCGTCCGAGTTATTGGAAAACTGACGCGCGAGTTGGTCATAAGCAGTTGCCGCCAGTGCGTACAAGCCAGCAGCGTAAAGTTTGTCGGCACGGCGTCGAAGCATGGAAACATCGCCTGCTGCGGTCGAACCGCCAAGCGTAGTCAATCGTTCGCTGACAGCTTCCGCTTCCTGGGATTGCGGCGCATCGAAATAAAGTTTGCGCAGCGTCAGAATCGTTTCGTTTTTGCGGCCAAGTTTTTCCAGTCCATCGGCGCGGATCTTCAATGCTGCGCCGTCATCTTTTTCAGCCAGCAACTCAACCGTATCAATCGCGGTTTGATAATCACTGCGCGCCATTGCCGACGTAGCCGCCTGCAACAAGGCTTCACGGGCCAGCAAAGAAGTTGGGTAAGTTTGCGCCAAGCGGCGAAACTCGCGTTCGGCATCCTGGCTTCTGCCAGTTCCGGCAATGGCCTGTCCACGGAAAAACGCTGTGTAATCGCCCAGGAAAGTCAGTTGGGACAGGCCAGGATCGCTCAGTAAACTGATTGCCGCCGGATAATCCTTTGCCTGCAACCGTAGATAAGCTCGCAGCAGCCGCGCCAACGCTCCGGATTCCGTGCCCGCCATCGAAACTTCGACTTTTTGCAACTCCGATTCGGAATTCGACGCCACAGCCGTCCGTAGTTGAAGGCCTCCGCTACGAATTTGCGCAACGATTTTATCGGGCGCATACAACAAGAAAGCCAAAATCAAGATTTGAGTGAGGATTTTGCTGCGATGCGGCAGGGAAAAAACGTAGGGGATAGACTTCATGCTTACGCTCCTTTGAAAATGCTTCAGCCAAAGGGTGGCGGCGTTCAGGCGAAAACAGACAACGGGGCCTGAAAATCAAAAACCAGAGGGTGGAGGTTGAGGATAGAAAAATCATCACTCGACTTTGTCTACCCCCCTTAGTTT
This region includes:
- the lysC gene encoding lysine-sensitive aspartokinase 3, whose product is MIVMKFGGTSVESDVAIRRLISIVKTQIHRQPIVAVSAMGKTTNGLLEASHLAAAGDLAAARAKLETIAEHHFKTAEQLALPAEKSLLRLALANRFDGIRTTLEEIHRAGEVTPQFSDAISANGELLSSTIVAAAFRAEGIKGVWVDVRPLMRTNDDFTRAAVQFEKANPKLKEGFTAALVNGGLPITQGFIGSTAEAATTTIGRGGSDYSAAIIGAALDAEEIQIWTDVDGILTTDPRIVAEAAKVRTISFAEASELAYFGAKVLHPSTLLPAMAKEIPVRVCNSRNPSNEGTAIVRNAPPSKAPVKAIAFKRGITVVNVASDRMLMAYGFLARLFDVFATHQTSVDMVATSEVSVSVTLDDTRNLDRLVADLKQFGEVTVERNQALICLVGETLKFTPGIASRIFSSIADINVSMISHGASAINVSFIVADNDVERAVKALHAEFFSELDAATFEVVAAARAAA
- a CDS encoding dihydrodipicolinate reductase, producing the protein MNIAIVGYGKMGKIIERIAQERGHSIVARFDVDNNVNGEGLTTGSLTGADVAIEFSTPEATLDNIRRLVSLRVPTVVGTTGWYDQLDAVRQLVNSNNAALVWGANFSIGVNLFFKLVQDASALFAQYNQYDPFLIEFHHKFKKDAPSGTALITTRAMCEAYGDRTPEAVSVRAGHIPGTHEVGFDSEADTITLTHTARNREGFGAGAVLAAERIVGKLGMYEFPELLFAAE
- a CDS encoding 4-hydroxy-tetrahydrodipicolinate synthase is translated as MTNLNQLKGCGTAMITPFRRDESIDEAAFRRFIEFQINGGVDFLVACGTTGESVTMTDDEQARIVELTIEFAAGRVPVVAGAGGYNTREVIEKVQRYEKLGVDAILSVTPYYNKPMQEGLYQHYRAIASATSLPVILYSVQGRTGVNLEPATVARLAEINNIVAIKEASGNISQIAEIASLVSDEFRIFAGDDSVVLPVAALGGVGVISVASNLLPRLVSDLCHASVEGRLDEARKLNCQLTPIFKAMFIESNPIPVKAALAMTGMIEEVYRLPLTPLGPANRAKLEQVLSEAGVLGKAAKV
- a CDS encoding integration host factor subunit beta yields the protein MIKLDIINNVSEKTGVSKMKAETAVEALFEAMKDAMRRGERIELRGFGVFVVKPRKRGIGRNPRTGTQVAIPEGKTIRFKPGKELQS
- the secA gene encoding preprotein translocase subunit SecA; the protein is MNAFDKVLTKIFGSANERLLKKLWPVVEEINALESEIKQLSDEQLRAKTEELRTKLAERLEGSSELEAAARKQLEQEALNEILPEAFACVREASRRTTGMRHFDVQLIGGMVLHSGRIAEMRTGEGKTLVATLPVYLNALLGKGVHVITVNDYLAKRDSEWMGKIYKFLGMTVGVIQNDMDDFERQEAYKCDITYGTNNEFGFDYLRDNMKFEISTCVQRGHYYAIVDEVDSILIDEARTPLIISGASDDSTSKYYEANEVIPKLAPEEDYQVDEKQHRATLTESGIEKAERILGYGNLFDPSNMEILHCLNQALVAHTLYTLDKQYIVRDGEVVIVDEFTGRIMTGRRWSDGLHQAVEAKEGVKIERETQTLATITLQNYFRMYQKLGGMTGTAETEAAEFAKIYDLEVASIPTHRPMVRMDNPDVIYRTLDEKWEAVVEEIKQLHEKGQPVLVGTVSVENSELISTQLKRAGIKHNVLNAKPENAGREAEIVAQAGRKGAVTIATNMAGRGTDILLGGNIEFLAKELLKKQEINPDDATGEQLEEAVRKVKPAIEAEHEEVKELGGLHILGTERHESRRIDNQLRGRSGRQGDPGSSRFYLSLEDDLMRIFAGDRVKAIMQRLGMEHGVAIESKMVSKRIESAQKNVEDHNFTIRKHLLEYDDVMNKQRSTIYSLRRQLLEQTDQREEIQTMAEAILDMLMDDYLSLQMMPDEWDFDAFKVQVEFQFGLDINEAGIHLENLERDEIRQKVWQKLQEMYSEKESLVGAEAMRYYERIIRLNIVDVQWKDHLLAIDHLKEWINQVGYAQKDPLVEYKKQSFEMFEEMLDRIDLDTVRALYHLQVAVEQPPEERLQRRPRRGHVTFTKANASAAMAGDEEGKPRTVVNTMPKVGRNDPCYCGSGKKFKKCHGIDA
- a CDS encoding transglycosylase SLT domain-containing protein, yielding MKSIPYVFSLPHRSKILTQILILAFLLYAPDKIVAQIRSGGLQLRTAVASNSESELQKVEVSMAGTESGALARLLRAYLRLQAKDYPAAISLLSDPGLSQLTFLGDYTAFFRGQAIAGTGRSQDAEREFRRLAQTYPTSLLAREALLQAATSAMARSDYQTAIDTVELLAEKDDGAALKIRADGLEKLGRKNETILTLRKLYFDAPQSQEAEAVSERLTTLGGSTAAGDVSMLRRRADKLYAAGLYALAATAYDQLARQFSNNSDDDILLLAGISYYKADSFKQAADTLTKVRARTPKMAADALCYLGLAQLAMKSDAAAIQTLVALRKASPSSERVAELLYAIGRFYERRERDDQAAPFYTQLVRQFPQYEKADDAHFWMAWRAHESKEYANSARLLTEHLANYGSVTDNRGKAAFWAAVDSERAGEKSRALTLYQGMLKRYGAGWFGLNAERRIERLKREGVRPSVVDSDLVLRRAVEGLQAINLPQESIKPAGFERVRKAEQLMQIALNQQAMTELESARESAPNSPLVNLRIAQIFRAQGENVAAINTLKRSFPDYGQALPEEMSREVWDVFYPLQWWGKIKEEARRNDLDPYQIAGLIRQETVFNPMAKSRANALGLMQLLPSTARAVARVNNFGSVTSNDLFNPNLNIQLGVAYVRQLQNQFGRFEYVAAAYNGGETRVRRWVRELPNQEIEEWVEAIPLSETRLYVQGVYRNSRIYQRLYDDQGRFRAIVPER